One region of Streptomyces rishiriensis genomic DNA includes:
- the rfaE2 gene encoding D-glycero-beta-D-manno-heptose 1-phosphate adenylyltransferase: MAGSGSGRSALVVVGDALLDRDLTGTADRLAPDAPVPVVAEHARRARPGGAALTACLAAADGRDVTLITGLGDDPASEELRRLLDGRVKVIGLPLTGALPEKTRVLAQGHPVVRLDRGDGRVRAATEEAREAVRAARAVLVSDYGRGAADALRDVLAQRPPLVWDPHPRGGPPVPGTRLATPARSEARAFATGAGDHHTTQASGSDLRVAAREAAALVRHWRVACVAVTMGARGALLSYGDHPLLVPAPAAHHGDPCGAGDRFAATAAGLLADGTLVGEAVEGAVAAASEFVAAGGAGALADGAFPEADFRPSGEEGAGSDAAPDPHAVIARVRAAGGAVVAAGGCFDLLHAGHVGLLQAARRIGDCLVVCLNSDASVRRRKGEGRPVNPLADRIRVLLALQCVDAVAVFDEDTPERLLAELRPDVWVKGGDYTGADLPEAALLQEWGGQAVLLPYLAGRSSTTLLDRAAEGSR, from the coding sequence ATGGCAGGCTCCGGATCCGGCAGGTCCGCCCTCGTCGTGGTCGGCGACGCCCTGCTCGACCGCGACCTCACCGGTACCGCCGACCGGCTCGCCCCCGACGCGCCCGTACCGGTCGTCGCGGAGCACGCGCGGCGGGCGCGGCCCGGCGGCGCGGCTCTCACGGCCTGCCTCGCGGCGGCGGACGGCCGGGACGTCACCCTGATCACCGGGCTCGGCGACGACCCGGCCAGCGAAGAACTGCGCCGACTGCTCGACGGCCGGGTGAAGGTGATCGGCCTGCCGCTCACCGGTGCCCTGCCGGAGAAGACCCGCGTCCTGGCGCAGGGCCACCCGGTCGTGCGGCTGGACCGCGGCGACGGCCGCGTCCGCGCGGCCACCGAGGAGGCCCGCGAGGCGGTCCGCGCGGCCCGGGCGGTCCTGGTCTCCGACTACGGCCGGGGCGCGGCCGACGCCCTGCGCGACGTCCTGGCCCAACGCCCGCCGCTCGTCTGGGACCCGCACCCGCGCGGCGGACCGCCGGTACCGGGAACCCGGCTGGCGACTCCGGCCCGGTCGGAGGCGCGGGCGTTCGCGACGGGCGCCGGGGACCACCACACCACCCAGGCGTCGGGCAGCGACCTGCGCGTCGCCGCCCGCGAGGCCGCCGCGCTCGTACGGCACTGGCGGGTCGCCTGCGTCGCGGTGACCATGGGCGCGCGCGGCGCGCTGCTGTCCTACGGCGACCATCCCCTGCTCGTCCCGGCGCCCGCCGCCCACCACGGCGACCCCTGTGGCGCCGGCGATCGCTTCGCCGCCACGGCGGCCGGTCTGCTGGCGGACGGGACGCTCGTCGGGGAGGCGGTGGAAGGCGCCGTCGCCGCCGCGAGCGAGTTCGTCGCCGCGGGCGGCGCGGGCGCACTGGCCGACGGAGCCTTCCCCGAGGCGGACTTCCGCCCGTCCGGCGAGGAGGGGGCGGGCTCCGACGCGGCCCCCGACCCGCACGCCGTGATCGCCCGGGTGCGGGCCGCCGGCGGTGCCGTCGTGGCCGCGGGCGGCTGCTTCGACCTGCTGCACGCCGGGCACGTCGGCCTGCTGCAGGCGGCCCGGCGGATCGGCGACTGCCTCGTCGTGTGCCTCAACTCGGACGCGTCGGTGCGGCGCCGCAAGGGCGAGGGCCGTCCCGTGAACCCGCTCGCCGACCGGATCCGCGTCCTGCTCGCCCTGCAATGCGTCGACGCGGTGGCCGTGTTCGACGAGGACACACCGGAACGGCTGCTGGCCGAGCTGCGCCCCGACGTCTGGGTCAAGGGCGGCGACTACACCGGCGCCGACCTGCCCGAGGCGGCGCTGCTGCAGGAATGGGGCGGGCAGGCGGTGCTGCTGCCCTACCTCGCCGGGCGGTCCTCGACCACGCTCCTGGACCGGGCGGCGGAGGGTTCCCGATGA
- a CDS encoding MBL fold metallo-hydrolase produces the protein MKLTKMSHACVRLEKDGRTLVLDPGGFGEADAALGADAILVTHEHPDHFDEQRLRAALEADPAVGIWTLRSVAEKLSAAFPGRVHTVGHGDTFTVAGFDVQVHGELHAVIHPDLPRVTNVGFLVDEGRVFHPGDALTVPGQPVETLLAPVQAPWNKIAEVIEYVREVRPRRVYDIHDALLTDLARPIYDTHLGNLGGADHGRLAPGASAQV, from the coding sequence GTGAAACTCACCAAGATGTCGCACGCGTGTGTGCGCCTGGAGAAGGACGGGCGCACGCTCGTGCTCGACCCCGGCGGGTTCGGCGAGGCGGACGCCGCGCTCGGCGCGGACGCGATCCTGGTCACGCACGAGCACCCCGACCACTTCGACGAGCAGCGGCTGCGGGCGGCCCTGGAGGCCGACCCGGCCGTCGGGATCTGGACCCTGCGGTCCGTCGCGGAGAAGCTCTCCGCCGCGTTCCCCGGCCGGGTGCACACGGTCGGTCACGGCGACACCTTCACCGTCGCGGGTTTCGACGTCCAGGTCCACGGCGAGCTGCACGCGGTCATCCACCCCGACCTCCCGCGCGTCACCAACGTCGGCTTCCTCGTCGACGAAGGCCGGGTCTTCCACCCGGGCGACGCCCTCACCGTCCCCGGGCAGCCGGTGGAGACGCTGCTGGCGCCGGTCCAGGCCCCCTGGAACAAGATCGCCGAGGTGATCGAGTACGTCCGCGAGGTCCGGCCGCGGCGCGTCTACGACATCCATGACGCGCTCCTCACCGACCTCGCCCGCCCGATCTACGACACACACCTGGGCAACCTGGGCGGCGCCGACCACGGCCGGCTGGCGCCGGGGGCGTCCGCGCAGGTCTGA
- a CDS encoding D-sedoheptulose-7-phosphate isomerase — MSTHAASSVTAHCDELLDALVRFRERAHLTERWGERLAAVLSGGGRLLAAGNGGSAAQAQHLTAELVGRYRDDRPPFSALALHADTSSTTAIANDYGVDEVFARQVRAHGRPGDILLLLSTSGASANLLSAADAGRAAGLTVWALTGPASNPLTAGSDEALCVSGSSTATVQELHLVAVHMVCEAFDAAVERAAAERNGR, encoded by the coding sequence ATGAGCACCCACGCCGCATCGTCCGTCACCGCGCACTGCGACGAACTGCTCGACGCCCTGGTCCGGTTCCGGGAACGGGCCCATCTGACCGAGCGGTGGGGCGAGCGACTGGCTGCCGTCCTCAGCGGCGGCGGACGCCTGCTGGCCGCCGGCAACGGCGGCAGCGCGGCACAGGCCCAGCACCTGACCGCCGAACTCGTCGGCCGCTACCGTGACGACCGCCCGCCGTTCTCCGCGCTCGCGCTGCACGCCGACACCTCCTCCACCACCGCCATCGCCAACGACTACGGCGTGGACGAGGTGTTCGCCCGTCAGGTCCGCGCCCACGGCCGCCCCGGCGACATCCTGCTGCTGCTGTCGACCTCCGGCGCCAGCGCCAACCTGCTGTCCGCCGCCGACGCGGGGCGCGCGGCGGGCCTGACGGTGTGGGCGCTGACCGGCCCGGCCTCCAACCCGCTGACCGCCGGCAGCGACGAGGCCCTGTGCGTGTCGGGCTCCTCCACCGCGACCGTCCAGGAACTCCATCTGGTGGCGGTGCACATGGTGTGCGAGGCGTTCGACGCGGCGGTGGAGAGGGCGGCAGCGGAGAGGAACGGGAGGTGA
- a CDS encoding CBS domain-containing protein, whose translation MTKARDIMTGGAECIGAEETVLDAARKMKDLGIGALPICGTDNRLKGMLTDRDIVVKVLGAGKDPATCPAGELAQGEAVTIGADDDVEEILRTMNRHKVRRLPVIDGHDLVGMVAQADVARSLPDPKVGDLLQALSTD comes from the coding sequence ATGACGAAGGCGCGGGACATCATGACCGGCGGAGCCGAGTGCATCGGGGCCGAGGAGACGGTGCTGGACGCGGCCCGCAAGATGAAGGACCTCGGCATCGGGGCGCTGCCGATCTGCGGCACCGACAACCGGCTGAAGGGCATGCTGACGGACCGGGACATCGTGGTGAAGGTCCTCGGCGCCGGCAAGGATCCCGCCACCTGTCCGGCAGGCGAGCTGGCCCAGGGCGAGGCCGTCACCATCGGCGCGGACGACGACGTGGAGGAGATCCTGCGCACGATGAACCGGCACAAGGTACGCCGTCTGCCGGTCATCGACGGGCACGATCTGGTGGGCATGGTCGCCCAGGCCGACGTCGCACGCTCCCTGCCCGACCCCAAGGTCGGCGACCTGCTCCAGGCGCTGTCCACCGACTGA
- a CDS encoding ANTAR domain-containing protein → MGFAHNGRPEPTGVRQPQEPGDLAARIVDLQRDNDHLQTAIASHAVIDQAVGVIITLGGLRPQQGFDVLKDVSQHTNIKLREIAGLVIDWVSTQQLPDPVQQALKAALTRAQSAASPCGGDGTAADRSSTRTTDNDDSCP, encoded by the coding sequence ATGGGTTTCGCGCACAACGGCCGTCCTGAGCCGACTGGAGTGCGCCAGCCGCAGGAGCCGGGTGACCTCGCCGCCAGGATCGTCGACCTGCAGCGGGACAACGACCACCTGCAGACGGCCATCGCCTCGCATGCCGTGATCGATCAGGCGGTCGGCGTCATCATCACCCTCGGCGGACTGCGTCCTCAGCAGGGCTTCGACGTCCTCAAGGACGTCTCCCAGCACACCAACATCAAACTGCGCGAGATCGCCGGTCTCGTCATCGACTGGGTGAGCACCCAGCAACTGCCCGACCCGGTGCAACAAGCTCTGAAGGCCGCGTTGACCAGGGCGCAGTCCGCCGCCTCGCCGTGCGGTGGTGACGGAACCGCAGCCGACAGGAGCAGTACGCGGACGACGGACAACGACGACTCCTGTCCATGA
- a CDS encoding glycosyltransferase family 9 protein encodes MTGPRLLVLRALGLGDLLAGVPALRALRRAFPGHELVLAAPAELEPVAAATGAVDRLLPASAPGRAVPRTLDWAGPPPDIAVDLHGNGPPSHRLLQSLRPLRLFAFAHPDTPEIDGPRWWAEEHERDRWCRFLEFYGVPADPADLRLPRPPGASPAPGAVVLHPGAGAPSRCWPVDRYAAVATALRERGHRVVVTGGAGEDDLVARLAKQARLPDTDTFGGGLPFDRLSALVADASAVVSGDTGIAHLAVAHATCSVTLFGPVPPSRWGPPPAPRHRVLWHPGQDGDPHGRRTDPALLRIATEDVLHALDRLDELSDTP; translated from the coding sequence ATGACGGGCCCCCGCCTGCTCGTCCTGCGCGCTCTCGGCCTGGGTGACCTCCTGGCCGGGGTGCCGGCCCTGCGCGCCCTGCGACGGGCCTTCCCCGGCCACGAACTGGTGCTCGCCGCCCCCGCCGAACTCGAACCGGTGGCGGCGGCGACCGGAGCCGTCGACCGGCTGCTGCCCGCCTCCGCCCCCGGCCGCGCCGTACCGCGCACCCTCGACTGGGCCGGTCCGCCACCCGACATCGCCGTCGACCTGCACGGCAACGGCCCGCCCAGCCACCGCCTGCTCCAGTCGCTGCGCCCGCTCCGCCTCTTCGCCTTCGCCCACCCGGACACCCCGGAGATCGACGGTCCCCGCTGGTGGGCGGAGGAACACGAGCGGGACCGCTGGTGCCGTTTCCTGGAGTTCTACGGCGTCCCCGCCGACCCGGCCGACCTACGACTGCCCCGCCCGCCGGGCGCCTCCCCCGCGCCGGGGGCCGTCGTCCTGCACCCGGGTGCCGGGGCGCCCTCCCGATGCTGGCCCGTCGACCGCTACGCAGCCGTCGCCACCGCCCTGCGCGAGCGCGGCCACCGGGTCGTGGTCACCGGAGGAGCGGGCGAGGACGACCTCGTGGCCCGTCTCGCCAAGCAGGCGCGCCTGCCCGACACCGACACCTTCGGCGGCGGCCTCCCCTTCGACCGGCTCTCCGCGCTGGTGGCCGACGCCTCCGCCGTCGTCAGCGGCGACACCGGCATCGCCCACCTCGCCGTCGCCCACGCCACCTGCTCGGTGACCCTGTTCGGTCCGGTCCCGCCGAGCCGCTGGGGCCCGCCGCCCGCCCCGCGCCACCGAGTGCTGTGGCATCCCGGCCAGGACGGCGACCCGCACGGCCGCCGCACCGACCCGGCACTGCTGCGCATCGCCACCGAAGACGTACTGCACGCCCTCGACCGGCTCGACGAACTCAGCGACACGCCATGA
- a CDS encoding molybdopterin oxidoreductase family protein, translating into MDASVDRIAQPWGGRTPYGRHEVWPARVDTHLEEGVAPDDVQRWVRAASILHSDGDAMDIAVVDGRMVGVRGRAQDRVNHGRLGPKDLFGWQANASSGRLTRPLVRRGGRLVETDWATAMDRIVSRSRSLLQEKGPGSIGFYTTGQLFLEEYYTLAVLARAGIGTNHLDGNTRLCTSTAAEALKESFGCDGQPGSYDDIDHADAIALFGHNLAETQPVQWMRVLDRLEGADPPRLVCVDPRPTQVARRATVHLAPRGGTNVALLNALLHEIIRTGRVDHAYVEAHTVGFEELEARVAECTPAWAAGICDVPAARIAEAAEILGSADRLLSTVLQGVYQSHQATAAAVQINNIHLIRGMLGRPGAGVLQMNGQPTAQNTRECGANGDLPGFRNWENDQHVADLAKVWNVDPKQIPHYAPPTHAMQMFRYAEQGSIRMLWVSGTNPAVSLPELSRIRSILSQERLFVVVQDLFLTETAQLADVVLPAATWGEKTGTFTNADRTVHLSDKAVDPPGEARPDLDIFLDYARRMDFRDKDGGPLVHWHDPESAFEAWKRCSAGRPCDYTGLTYGKLRGPSGIQWPCNEDAPDGTERLYTDGISWAHPDRCETYGKDLVTGASDSVVEYRSLNPDGKAMIKAAAYLPPHEEPGAEYPFQLTTGRTIYHFHTRTKTGRVPQLNAAAPDVWVEVSVADADERDLNEGDLVEVATPRGALRGRVRVTDIRPGLLFVPFHYGYWDTPGGKGPDGSTPGRAANETTVTDWDPVSKQPLFKTAAAALTLVERGGGRAAPAPTTTASVPSRSGGVTATAGGPSASVAQSDGAPWHGREEGSR; encoded by the coding sequence ATGGACGCTTCGGTGGACCGCATCGCGCAGCCGTGGGGCGGCCGCACTCCGTACGGGCGGCACGAGGTGTGGCCCGCGCGGGTGGACACTCACCTCGAGGAGGGCGTCGCACCGGATGACGTGCAGCGTTGGGTGCGGGCCGCGTCGATTCTGCACTCCGACGGCGACGCGATGGACATCGCGGTCGTGGACGGTCGCATGGTCGGCGTACGGGGGCGTGCGCAGGACAGGGTGAATCACGGCCGTCTCGGGCCGAAGGACCTGTTCGGCTGGCAGGCCAACGCCTCTTCCGGCCGGCTCACCCGGCCGCTCGTCCGCCGGGGCGGCCGCCTGGTCGAGACGGACTGGGCGACCGCGATGGACCGGATCGTGTCCCGGTCGCGGTCGCTTCTCCAGGAGAAGGGCCCCGGTTCGATCGGTTTCTACACCACCGGCCAGCTCTTCCTCGAGGAGTACTACACGCTGGCGGTGCTGGCCCGGGCCGGGATCGGGACGAATCACCTGGACGGCAACACCAGGCTCTGCACGTCCACGGCCGCCGAGGCGCTCAAGGAGTCCTTCGGCTGTGACGGGCAGCCCGGCAGTTACGACGACATCGATCACGCGGACGCCATCGCCCTCTTCGGGCACAACCTGGCCGAGACGCAGCCGGTGCAGTGGATGCGGGTCCTGGACCGGCTCGAGGGCGCCGATCCGCCCCGGCTCGTCTGCGTGGATCCGCGGCCGACGCAGGTGGCGCGCCGGGCCACCGTGCACCTGGCTCCGCGGGGCGGCACGAACGTGGCGCTGCTCAACGCGCTGCTGCACGAGATCATCCGCACCGGCCGGGTCGATCACGCGTACGTCGAGGCGCACACCGTCGGCTTCGAGGAGCTGGAAGCCCGGGTCGCAGAGTGCACTCCCGCGTGGGCGGCCGGCATCTGCGACGTTCCGGCCGCGCGCATCGCCGAGGCGGCCGAGATCCTGGGTTCGGCCGACCGGCTGCTGTCGACGGTCCTGCAGGGCGTGTACCAGTCCCACCAGGCCACCGCGGCGGCCGTGCAGATCAACAACATCCACCTGATCCGGGGCATGCTCGGCCGGCCGGGAGCGGGTGTGCTGCAGATGAACGGCCAGCCCACCGCGCAGAACACCCGGGAGTGCGGCGCCAACGGCGACCTGCCGGGCTTCAGGAACTGGGAGAACGACCAGCACGTCGCCGACCTGGCGAAGGTGTGGAACGTCGACCCGAAGCAGATCCCGCACTACGCGCCGCCCACCCACGCGATGCAGATGTTCCGCTACGCCGAACAGGGCTCGATCCGCATGCTGTGGGTCAGCGGCACCAACCCCGCCGTTTCCCTGCCCGAGCTGTCCCGTATCCGCTCGATCCTTTCCCAGGAGCGGCTGTTCGTCGTGGTGCAGGACCTGTTCCTGACCGAGACGGCCCAGCTGGCCGACGTGGTGCTGCCCGCCGCGACCTGGGGTGAGAAGACCGGGACGTTCACGAACGCCGACCGCACCGTGCACCTGTCCGACAAGGCCGTCGACCCGCCGGGCGAGGCCAGGCCGGACCTGGACATCTTCCTCGACTACGCCCGGCGCATGGACTTCCGGGACAAGGACGGGGGCCCGCTGGTCCACTGGCACGACCCGGAGTCGGCGTTCGAGGCGTGGAAGCGGTGCAGCGCCGGCCGGCCGTGCGACTACACCGGCCTCACCTACGGCAAGCTCCGCGGTCCGAGCGGCATCCAGTGGCCGTGCAACGAGGACGCACCGGACGGCACGGAACGTCTCTACACCGACGGCATCAGCTGGGCGCACCCCGACCGGTGCGAGACGTACGGCAAGGATCTGGTCACCGGAGCGTCGGACAGCGTGGTGGAGTACCGCTCCCTCAATCCGGACGGCAAGGCGATGATCAAGGCCGCCGCCTATCTGCCGCCGCACGAGGAGCCCGGCGCGGAGTACCCGTTCCAGCTCACCACCGGGCGGACGATCTACCACTTCCACACCCGGACCAAGACCGGGCGGGTCCCGCAGCTGAACGCCGCCGCGCCCGACGTATGGGTGGAGGTGTCCGTCGCCGACGCGGACGAGCGGGACCTGAACGAGGGCGATCTCGTGGAGGTGGCCACGCCCCGCGGCGCGCTGCGGGGACGGGTCCGGGTCACCGACATCCGGCCCGGCCTGCTGTTCGTGCCGTTCCACTACGGCTACTGGGACACCCCCGGCGGCAAGGGCCCGGACGGGAGCACGCCCGGGCGTGCCGCCAACGAGACGACCGTGACCGACTGGGACCCGGTCTCCAAGCAGCCGTTGTTCAAGACCGCCGCGGCGGCTCTCACCCTCGTCGAACGCGGTGGGGGCCGGGCCGCCCCCGCGCCGACCACCACCGCATCCGTGCCGTCACGCAGCGGCGGCGTCACCGCGACGGCGGGCGGCCCTTCGGCGAGTGTCGCGCAGTCGGACGGCGCCCCCTGGCACGGCCGTGAGGAGGGAAGCCGGTGA
- a CDS encoding DUF2795 domain-containing protein, whose translation MADISPIDMQKALKGAEYPADRDDLVALAKKNGADDDLVERLSNSGTERFDGPNDVQKAVFGD comes from the coding sequence GTGGCGGACATCAGCCCGATCGACATGCAGAAGGCTCTCAAAGGCGCCGAGTATCCGGCCGACCGCGACGACCTCGTGGCGCTGGCCAAGAAGAACGGTGCGGACGACGATCTCGTCGAGAGGCTGTCCAACTCCGGGACCGAGCGGTTCGACGGCCCCAACGACGTCCAGAAAGCCGTGTTCGGCGATTAG
- a CDS encoding exodeoxyribonuclease III — translation MRIATWNVNSITARLPRLLAWLESSGTDVLCLQEAKVAEAQFPLDELRELGYEAAVHATGRWNGVAVISRVGLADVVKGLPGDPGYEGAQEPRAISATCGPVRVWSVYVPNGREVDHPHYAYKLQWFEALEAAVAGDAAGSRPFAVMGDYNVAPTDDDVHDVAAFEGLTHVTPAERAALASLREAGLSDVVPRPLKYDRPFTYWDYRQLCFPKNRGMRIDLVYGNAPFAEAVKDAYVDREERKGKGASDHAPVVVDLEV, via the coding sequence ATGCGTATCGCGACCTGGAACGTGAACTCGATCACCGCCCGCCTGCCGAGGCTGCTGGCCTGGCTGGAGAGCAGCGGCACCGACGTGCTGTGCCTCCAGGAGGCCAAGGTCGCCGAGGCGCAGTTCCCGCTCGACGAGCTGCGCGAGCTGGGCTACGAGGCGGCGGTGCACGCCACGGGCCGGTGGAACGGCGTGGCGGTGATCTCCCGCGTCGGCCTGGCGGACGTCGTCAAGGGCCTGCCCGGCGACCCCGGCTACGAAGGGGCGCAGGAGCCCCGCGCCATCTCGGCGACCTGCGGCCCGGTCCGCGTCTGGTCGGTGTACGTGCCGAACGGCCGGGAGGTCGACCACCCGCACTACGCCTACAAGCTCCAGTGGTTCGAGGCACTCGAGGCCGCCGTCGCGGGCGACGCGGCGGGCAGCCGCCCCTTCGCGGTGATGGGCGACTACAACGTGGCGCCGACCGACGACGACGTGCACGACGTGGCCGCCTTCGAGGGCCTCACCCATGTCACCCCGGCCGAGCGCGCCGCCCTGGCGTCCCTGCGCGAGGCCGGCCTCTCGGACGTGGTCCCGCGCCCGCTGAAGTACGACCGCCCCTTCACGTACTGGGACTACCGCCAGCTCTGCTTCCCCAAGAACCGCGGCATGCGCATCGACCTGGTGTACGGCAACGCGCCGTTCGCCGAGGCCGTCAAGGACGCCTACGTCGACCGCGAGGAGCGCAAGGGCAAGGGCGCCTCGGATCACGCTCCGGTCGTGGTCGACCTCGAGGTGTAG
- the pcaDC gene encoding bifunctional 3-oxoadipate enol-lactonase/4-carboxymuconolactone decarboxylase PcaDC, producing the protein MSETPPNTLQYRFDGPEDAPVLILGPSLGTTWHMWDRQVPELAQQWRIFRYDLPGHGGAPAYPVGSVSDLAARLLATLNGLGVQRFGYAGCAFGGAVGVELALRHPERVASLALIAASPRFGTADEFRQRGVIVRTNGLDPIARSSPDRWFTSGFAAAQPAITEWAVQMVRTTDPGCYIAACEALAAFDVRAEIGLVGVPTLVLVGSDDQVTGPAEARTLVAGIPDARLAVVPGASHLVPVEQPAAVTDLLVRHFSTAWQPAYDSGTGQTAVPGIPVRAVLTAPQQPPQPVAIAEIAPAPVLQPVQVMGRPDPYDAGLKVRREVLGDAHVDRALSQADDFSGEFQEFVTRYAWGEIWARPGLDRRSRSCVTLTALVAGGHLDELASHIRAALRNGLTPDEIKEVLLQVAVYCGVPAASGAFKVAQQVIREETTPTE; encoded by the coding sequence GTGAGCGAGACACCACCGAACACCCTGCAATACCGGTTTGACGGGCCGGAAGACGCCCCGGTCCTGATCCTGGGGCCCTCGCTGGGTACCACATGGCACATGTGGGACCGTCAGGTCCCCGAGCTGGCCCAGCAGTGGCGGATCTTCCGCTACGACCTGCCCGGCCACGGCGGCGCCCCGGCCTACCCCGTCGGCTCGGTCTCCGACCTCGCCGCGCGGCTCCTCGCCACCCTCAACGGGCTCGGTGTACAGCGCTTCGGCTACGCGGGCTGCGCGTTCGGCGGCGCGGTCGGCGTGGAGCTGGCGCTGCGGCACCCGGAGCGGGTCGCGTCGCTCGCGCTCATCGCCGCCTCGCCGCGGTTCGGCACGGCCGACGAGTTCCGGCAGCGGGGTGTGATCGTCCGTACGAACGGCCTCGACCCCATCGCCCGCAGCTCGCCCGACCGGTGGTTCACCAGCGGCTTCGCCGCCGCGCAGCCCGCGATCACCGAATGGGCCGTGCAGATGGTGCGCACCACCGACCCCGGCTGCTACATAGCGGCCTGCGAGGCGCTCGCCGCCTTCGACGTGCGGGCCGAGATCGGTCTCGTCGGTGTGCCGACGCTGGTCCTCGTCGGCTCGGACGACCAGGTCACCGGCCCCGCCGAGGCGCGCACCCTGGTGGCCGGCATCCCGGACGCCCGGCTGGCCGTCGTACCGGGCGCCTCGCACCTGGTCCCGGTGGAGCAGCCCGCGGCCGTGACCGACCTGCTGGTCCGCCACTTCTCCACCGCCTGGCAGCCCGCCTACGACTCCGGCACCGGGCAGACGGCCGTGCCGGGCATTCCCGTCAGAGCGGTCCTGACCGCGCCCCAGCAGCCTCCGCAGCCGGTGGCCATCGCGGAGATCGCGCCCGCTCCCGTTCTCCAACCGGTGCAGGTCATGGGCCGCCCCGATCCGTACGACGCCGGTCTGAAGGTGCGCCGGGAGGTCCTCGGGGACGCCCACGTGGACCGGGCGCTGTCGCAGGCCGACGACTTCTCCGGGGAGTTCCAGGAGTTCGTCACCCGCTATGCCTGGGGCGAGATCTGGGCGCGGCCCGGCCTGGACCGGCGCTCCCGCTCCTGCGTCACGCTCACCGCGCTGGTCGCGGGCGGCCACCTGGACGAGCTCGCCTCCCACATCCGCGCCGCGCTGCGCAACGGCCTCACCCCGGACGAGATCAAGGAGGTGCTGCTCCAGGTGGCCGTCTATTGCGGCGTACCCGCGGCGAGCGGCGCGTTCAAGGTGGCGCAGCAGGTCATCCGGGAGGAGACCACCCCCACCGAGTGA
- a CDS encoding glycosyltransferase family 2 protein, with product MNQAPVGIVIATRNRSASLARTLQRLLALPEQPEILVVDNASTDDTRARLARDFPTVRVLSLPVNRGAIARTDGVRALRTPYVAFSDDDSWWAPGALELTAKLMDSHPRLGLISAATLVGPAEDPDPLNDVLATSPLGPARDLPGTQVLGFLACASVVRREAYLDAGGFHPLLFFGGEETLLAYDLAARGWGVTHCPDVVAHHHPDPAPRDGRPAVQRRNELLTAWLRRPLPHVLARTRDLAADARRDPTARQALRETLTRLPAALRARRALPPHLERAARMLDGAQP from the coding sequence ATGAACCAAGCGCCCGTAGGCATCGTCATCGCCACCCGCAACCGGTCGGCGAGTCTGGCCCGCACCCTGCAACGGCTCCTGGCCCTGCCCGAGCAGCCGGAGATCCTCGTCGTCGACAACGCCTCCACCGACGACACCCGCGCCCGGCTCGCCCGCGACTTTCCCACGGTCCGCGTGCTGTCCCTGCCGGTCAACCGGGGCGCGATCGCCCGCACCGACGGCGTACGCGCCCTGCGCACCCCCTACGTCGCCTTCAGCGACGACGACTCCTGGTGGGCGCCCGGCGCCCTGGAGCTCACGGCCAAGCTGATGGACAGCCACCCACGCCTCGGCCTGATCTCGGCCGCCACCCTGGTCGGCCCCGCCGAGGACCCCGACCCCCTCAACGACGTCCTCGCCACCTCCCCGCTCGGTCCGGCTCGGGACCTGCCCGGCACCCAGGTCCTCGGCTTCCTCGCCTGCGCCTCCGTCGTCCGCCGCGAGGCGTACCTCGACGCGGGAGGCTTCCATCCCCTGCTGTTCTTCGGCGGCGAGGAGACCCTCCTCGCCTACGACCTCGCCGCCCGCGGCTGGGGCGTCACCCACTGCCCCGACGTCGTCGCCCACCACCATCCGGACCCGGCGCCCCGCGACGGCCGCCCGGCCGTCCAGCGCCGCAACGAACTCCTCACCGCCTGGCTGCGCCGCCCCCTGCCCCACGTCCTCGCCCGCACCCGCGACCTGGCCGCCGACGCCCGCCGCGACCCGACCGCCCGGCAGGCCCTGCGCGAGACGCTCACGCGGCTGCCGGCCGCCCTGCGCGCCCGCCGCGCCCTGCCCCCGCACCTGGAACGGGCCGCCCGCATGCTGGACGGAGCACAGCCGTGA
- a CDS encoding DUF6278 family protein, with product MNIPFLGNRSKKYRAAVLAEDLGGIAELLSECELLRSQAARQGIGLDDTAASLEALDQLPPRWREDEENLPWFGHDAGLYLGTVVVRTVPGAVWMIWPGGEPVVRLASGREVDVITAGREWAATGTPELSQLYAEVAEN from the coding sequence ATGAACATCCCTTTCCTGGGCAACAGGAGCAAGAAGTACCGTGCGGCGGTGCTGGCCGAGGACCTCGGGGGGATCGCCGAACTCCTCTCCGAATGCGAGCTGTTGCGCTCGCAGGCGGCCCGGCAGGGGATCGGACTCGACGACACGGCCGCCTCGTTGGAGGCACTGGACCAGCTTCCGCCGCGCTGGCGCGAGGACGAGGAGAACCTGCCCTGGTTCGGTCACGACGCCGGGCTCTACCTCGGGACGGTCGTCGTGCGTACGGTGCCCGGCGCCGTCTGGATGATCTGGCCCGGCGGGGAGCCGGTCGTCCGGCTGGCGTCCGGCCGGGAGGTCGACGTGATCACCGCGGGGCGTGAGTGGGCCGCGACCGGAACCCCCGAACTGTCCCAGCTGTACGCCGAGGTGGCCGAGAACTGA